One window of the Chitinophaga niabensis genome contains the following:
- a CDS encoding alpha-isopropylmalate synthase regulatory domain-containing protein codes for MDTTLRDGEQTSGVSFSPSEKLTIAQLLLTEVKVDRIEIASARVSEGEFAAVKSITKWAKANGLLDRVEVLTFVDGEVSVQWMLKAGAKVMNLLTKGSLNHLTHQLKKKPEEHFAEVGAVIKLAKKKGLECNVYLEDWSNGMRHSKEYVFQYLDFLTTQPVKRVMLPDTLGILTPAEVTTFVSEIIQRYPNTHFDFHAHNDYDLGTANVLEGVKAGAHGIHLTINGMGERAGNAPLASAIAVLNDFMPELKTGVAEGSLYKVSKLVETFSGFRIPVNKPVVGENVFTQTAGIHADGDKKNKLYFSDLIPERFGRTRKYALGKTSGKANIENNLQQLGLQLSDPDLKKVTQRIIELGDKKEVVTQADLPYIISDVLDSNTIEEKVTVLDYVLTHSKTLKPSVTLRIAISDEIFEEHSQGDGQYDAFMNALKKVYKKLKKDLPLLTDYTVRIPPGGKSDALCETIITWRHNIKEFKTRGLDSDQTVSAIKATQKMLNLI; via the coding sequence ATGGATACCACGCTCCGCGATGGTGAGCAAACGAGTGGCGTTTCTTTTTCCCCTTCGGAAAAATTAACGATCGCCCAGCTTTTATTGACCGAGGTGAAAGTGGACCGTATTGAAATTGCATCTGCCCGCGTATCCGAAGGTGAATTTGCTGCCGTGAAGTCTATTACCAAATGGGCTAAGGCAAATGGTTTGCTGGACAGGGTGGAAGTGCTGACATTTGTGGATGGTGAAGTATCTGTACAATGGATGCTGAAGGCCGGTGCGAAAGTGATGAACCTGCTTACCAAAGGTTCGCTGAACCATCTTACGCACCAGCTGAAGAAAAAACCGGAAGAGCATTTTGCAGAGGTAGGCGCCGTGATCAAACTGGCAAAAAAGAAAGGACTGGAATGTAATGTATACCTGGAAGACTGGAGTAATGGTATGCGTCATTCGAAAGAATACGTTTTCCAATACCTGGATTTTCTGACAACCCAGCCCGTAAAAAGAGTGATGCTGCCGGATACTTTAGGGATCCTCACGCCAGCAGAGGTAACAACATTTGTATCTGAAATCATACAACGTTACCCGAACACCCACTTTGATTTTCATGCGCATAATGATTATGACCTGGGTACTGCAAATGTACTGGAAGGCGTAAAAGCAGGGGCACATGGTATTCACCTGACCATCAATGGTATGGGAGAAAGAGCCGGTAACGCTCCTTTGGCCAGTGCCATTGCCGTATTAAATGATTTTATGCCGGAACTGAAAACGGGTGTGGCAGAAGGTTCGCTGTATAAAGTAAGCAAACTGGTGGAAACATTTTCCGGGTTCAGGATTCCTGTTAATAAACCGGTAGTGGGAGAGAACGTGTTCACGCAAACGGCGGGTATTCATGCAGACGGTGATAAAAAGAACAAACTATATTTCAGTGACCTGATCCCTGAACGTTTTGGCCGCACACGTAAATACGCTTTGGGCAAAACCAGCGGAAAAGCGAACATTGAGAATAACCTGCAGCAACTGGGCCTGCAACTCTCTGATCCTGATCTGAAAAAGGTAACACAACGGATCATTGAACTGGGCGATAAAAAGGAAGTGGTAACACAGGCAGACCTGCCTTACATTATTTCCGATGTGCTGGACAGTAATACTATTGAAGAAAAGGTAACGGTGCTGGATTATGTGCTCACGCATTCTAAAACCCTCAAACCTTCTGTAACCCTGCGGATCGCTATATCAGATGAGATCTTTGAAGAACATTCCCAGGGAGACGGGCAGTATGATGCGTTCATGAATGCACTAAAGAAAGTATATAAGAAGCTGAAGAAGGACCTGCCTTTGCTTACGGACTATACTGTACGTATTCCTCCCGGTGGTAAAAGTGATGCACTCTGCGAAACTATCATTACCTGGCGGCATAATATCAAAGAGTTTAAAACACGCGGACTGGATAGTGATCAGACGGTGTCTGCCATCAAGGCCACGCAAAAAATGCTGAACTTAATTTAA
- a CDS encoding exo-beta-N-acetylmuramidase NamZ family protein yields MRLRFALLLIALPFVSLAKDPILTGADQLSAYLPSLKGKKVGMLVNQTSLIGGKSIVDSLLALGVNIKMIFGPEHGFRANASNGAKVADEIDAKTGIPIISLYGARKKPTKKELDALDIMIFDIQDVGCRFYTNINTLRDIMEACAENGKELIILDRPNPNAYVDGPILDMKYKSGIGQFPIPITHGMTVGEFAQMVNGEGWMAGKVKCKIKIIKVKNWTHNMDYTLPVGPSPNLNTQQSVLLYPSLCLFEGTIISQGRGTHMPFTVLGAPLLKGIYPFTFTPVSIPGKSETPLHQDKACYGLDLRNYNTAAIRKAGKVHIAWMIEMYKAYPDKAKFFDRSQSKQMGNIDFLAGVAQFKEQIIAGKSEEEIRQSWEPGLSNYKKMRKKYLLYP; encoded by the coding sequence ATGCGTCTACGTTTTGCGCTATTGCTCATAGCCCTTCCTTTTGTCAGTTTAGCAAAAGACCCCATCCTTACGGGGGCTGACCAGTTATCCGCTTACCTGCCTTCCCTGAAAGGGAAAAAGGTGGGCATGTTAGTGAACCAGACATCCCTGATCGGCGGTAAGTCCATCGTGGACAGCCTGCTCGCTTTAGGCGTGAACATTAAAATGATCTTTGGCCCGGAACATGGTTTTCGTGCAAATGCCAGTAACGGCGCAAAGGTGGCGGATGAAATAGATGCCAAAACGGGCATTCCCATTATCTCTTTATACGGCGCCCGCAAGAAACCAACTAAAAAGGAACTGGATGCGCTGGACATCATGATCTTTGATATCCAGGACGTAGGCTGCCGTTTCTACACAAATATCAATACCCTGAGGGACATCATGGAAGCCTGTGCTGAAAACGGCAAGGAACTGATCATCCTGGACAGGCCTAACCCCAATGCCTATGTGGATGGGCCTATATTGGATATGAAGTATAAATCCGGCATCGGGCAGTTTCCCATTCCTATCACGCATGGCATGACGGTTGGGGAATTTGCGCAGATGGTGAACGGAGAAGGATGGATGGCCGGTAAAGTAAAATGTAAGATTAAGATCATCAAGGTAAAGAACTGGACGCACAACATGGATTACACTTTGCCTGTAGGTCCTTCGCCTAACCTGAATACACAGCAGTCGGTATTACTTTATCCCTCCCTGTGTTTATTTGAAGGTACCATCATCAGCCAGGGACGTGGTACACATATGCCTTTTACGGTTTTGGGTGCACCTTTATTAAAAGGGATCTATCCCTTTACTTTTACCCCTGTGAGCATCCCCGGTAAATCTGAAACACCATTACACCAGGATAAGGCCTGTTACGGGCTGGACCTGAGGAATTATAATACTGCAGCGATCCGTAAAGCGGGTAAGGTGCATATTGCCTGGATGATAGAAATGTACAAAGCTTATCCTGATAAGGCGAAGTTTTTTGACAGATCACAGAGCAAACAAATGGGTAATATCGATTTTCTGGCAGGGGTTGCTCAATTTAAAGAACAGATCATAGCGGGGAAAAGTGAGGAAGAAATTCGCCAAAGTTGGGAACCGGGATTGAGCAATTATAAGAAGATGCGTAAAAAGTATCTTTTATACCCCTGA
- the leuB gene encoding 3-isopropylmalate dehydrogenase has product MATKHILIVPGDGIGQEVTAVGKKVLDKVAAKFGHTFTYDEALIGHVAIEATGNPLPDESLEKMRKSDAVLFGAVGHPKYDNDPSAKVRPEQGLLKMRKELGLYANLRPIKLFDELLGASSIKPEILKGADILFFRELTGDIYFGEKGRKNNGDTAYDIAEYSRFEVERIARKAFDAARTRRKKLCSVDKANVIETSRLWREVVQKIALEYPDVEVEHQFVDATAMLLIKDPKRFDVVVTANLFGDILTDEASQIAGSMGMLASASIGDGTGVYEPIHGSAHDITGKGVANPLASILSAALLLDISFGMKAESELVISAVDKVLKEGFRTRDIADSTTPADKILGTEAMGAEVLKFL; this is encoded by the coding sequence ATGGCAACTAAACATATTTTAATTGTTCCGGGCGATGGCATCGGGCAGGAAGTTACCGCAGTCGGTAAAAAGGTTTTAGATAAAGTAGCGGCTAAGTTTGGCCATACTTTTACTTATGATGAAGCACTGATAGGCCACGTGGCTATTGAAGCCACAGGTAATCCTTTACCGGATGAATCCCTGGAAAAGATGCGTAAGTCTGATGCTGTATTATTCGGCGCGGTAGGGCATCCTAAATATGATAATGATCCTTCTGCTAAAGTAAGACCGGAACAAGGCCTGCTGAAAATGCGGAAAGAACTGGGTTTGTATGCGAATCTCCGCCCCATTAAATTATTTGATGAGCTGTTAGGGGCTTCCAGCATTAAACCGGAAATATTAAAAGGTGCAGATATCCTGTTCTTTCGTGAACTCACCGGCGATATTTACTTTGGTGAAAAAGGCCGGAAGAATAATGGCGATACTGCCTATGATATTGCAGAATACAGTCGCTTTGAAGTAGAGCGTATTGCCCGTAAAGCTTTTGATGCTGCACGTACCCGCCGCAAGAAACTCTGCTCTGTAGATAAAGCAAATGTGATTGAAACATCCCGTCTCTGGAGAGAAGTGGTACAAAAGATCGCTTTGGAATATCCTGATGTGGAAGTAGAGCATCAGTTTGTGGATGCTACCGCCATGTTGCTGATCAAAGATCCTAAACGTTTTGACGTGGTGGTAACGGCTAACCTGTTTGGCGATATCCTCACAGATGAAGCTTCACAGATAGCAGGTTCCATGGGTATGCTGGCTTCCGCGTCTATTGGAGACGGTACCGGCGTTTATGAACCTATTCACGGTTCTGCACATGATATTACCGGTAAGGGTGTGGCCAATCCGTTGGCGTCTATCCTGTCTGCCGCCTTATTGCTGGATATTTCCTTTGGCATGAAAGCAGAATCCGAGCTGGTGATCAGTGCGGTAGATAAAGTATTAAAAGAAGGTTTCCGCACCAGGGATATTGCAGACAGCACTACACCTGCGGATAAAATATTAGGTACGGAAGCAATGGGAGCCGAAGTACTGAAGTTCCTCTAA